The following are encoded in a window of Candidatus Jordarchaeales archaeon genomic DNA:
- the ilvN gene encoding acetolactate synthase small subunit, producing the protein MSSEKDRMHVIVTLVEDKPGVLFKVTSLIRRRNFNIATITVGSTEYEGISRMTFTIYGNEQELRQVIYQLDKLVEVISIVALKPDDMVVRELALIKVALPNNGLQTEIIDKISRYRGHILDITPRTVTVELVETPEKIDSFIREIGKVNIIEIARTGITAVIKGAEPTIKGVGING; encoded by the coding sequence ATGAGTAGCGAGAAAGATAGGATGCACGTGATAGTTACACTGGTCGAGGACAAGCCAGGCGTGCTCTTCAAGGTCACTAGCCTGATAAGGAGAAGGAACTTCAACATAGCGACTATAACCGTTGGGTCAACTGAGTATGAAGGTATATCGCGGATGACCTTCACCATTTACGGTAACGAGCAGGAGCTGAGACAGGTGATCTACCAGCTGGACAAGCTCGTGGAAGTGATAAGCATAGTTGCCCTTAAACCGGACGACATGGTGGTGAGGGAGCTCGCCCTCATAAAAGTGGCGTTGCCAAACAACGGGCTTCAAACAGAGATAATCGACAAGATCAGCCGCTACAGAGGACACATACTAGACATAACACCAAGAACTGTCACAGTCGAGCTCGTCGAGACACCCGAAAAAATAGACAGCTTCATAAGAGAGATAGGAAAAGTAAACATCATTGAGATTGCGAGGACTGGGATAACCGCCGTCATTAAGGGCGCTGAGCCCACAATTAAAGGGGTCGGTATAAATGGCTAA
- a CDS encoding geranylgeranyl reductase family protein, translated as MKKYDLIVAGAGPAGASAAIKSAEEGYNTLLVEKGSVQACKPCGGVLTEVCVDVLAHELGLSLPKSVLSTPGKLGLFYVSPSGYRGRVKSYRLVNIERHAFDKWLRREAESRGVELLYGARLVDIKQHGGEVTVAVKLGGRVERIEARFLVGADGVFSKARRTLFPGAHFKTASVVQEHWKGDGELEECFYMLLLGRNITPLYGYLIPKGDFFIVGSGASTLREAKSSIGKVKEVLEGLGFKLRRLLRREHWFIPQGTVLHGQGNVLLVGDAGGFCNPFSGEGIRFAVETGTAAARALEHEDNPLERYVDDVDGITLLVKSLSQLTNKLDDEKREAFVRRELRRIL; from the coding sequence TTGAAAAAATACGACTTAATAGTAGCCGGAGCTGGCCCAGCGGGGGCGAGTGCAGCAATAAAGTCGGCTGAGGAAGGCTACAACACCCTGCTAGTGGAGAAAGGCAGTGTTCAGGCGTGTAAGCCGTGCGGGGGAGTGCTAACCGAGGTGTGCGTAGACGTCCTCGCACACGAACTAGGCCTAAGTCTGCCTAAGAGCGTTCTAAGCACGCCCGGCAAGCTAGGCTTATTCTATGTTTCCCCGAGCGGCTACAGGGGGCGCGTGAAAAGTTACAGGCTTGTGAACATTGAAAGACACGCGTTCGACAAATGGCTTAGGAGAGAGGCAGAGAGTAGGGGGGTCGAGCTGCTCTACGGCGCCCGCCTCGTGGACATTAAGCAGCACGGGGGCGAAGTGACTGTCGCGGTTAAACTTGGGGGGCGGGTGGAAAGAATTGAGGCGAGATTCCTGGTTGGGGCGGACGGGGTTTTTTCGAAGGCTAGGCGGACCTTGTTCCCCGGGGCTCATTTCAAAACAGCATCCGTTGTCCAAGAGCACTGGAAGGGTGACGGTGAGCTCGAAGAGTGCTTCTACATGCTCCTCCTGGGGAGAAACATTACCCCCCTTTACGGTTACCTGATACCTAAAGGAGACTTTTTCATAGTGGGGTCTGGGGCGTCGACGCTTAGAGAAGCTAAATCCAGCATCGGGAAGGTCAAAGAGGTTTTAGAGGGACTAGGGTTTAAGCTGCGTAGATTGTTGAGGAGGGAGCACTGGTTTATACCGCAGGGGACGGTCTTACACGGGCAGGGGAACGTGCTCCTCGTAGGCGACGCGGGGGGCTTCTGCAACCCGTTTTCTGGGGAGGGCATTAGGTTCGCCGTAGAGACAGGCACGGCTGCTGCGCGCGCCCTAGAGCATGAAGACAACCCCCTGGAAAGGTACGTGGACGATGTGGATGGCATAACACTCCTCGTAAAGAGTCTTTCACAATTAACGAACAAATTAGACGACGAAAAGAGGGAGGCATTCGTTAGACGCGAGCTTCGCAGAATACTCTAA
- the ilvC gene encoding ketol-acid reductoisomerase, with product MAKIFKDKDVDSSILDGRTVAVVGYGSQGRAQALNLRDSGVNVIIGLRKGKSWEAASADGFKVFEISDAVRRADIILMLIPDMAQPEVYEKHVAPNLKEGAALGFAHAFNIYYGLIKPPRTVDVFMVAPKSPGAMVRELYLQGFGAPALVAVHQDYTGNAMKVALAIAKAIGATRAGAIETTFKEEVETDLIGEQCVLVGGLMELIKKGFEVLVEEGYQPEVAYFEVLNEAKLIMDMIYRGGITGMLMAVSDTAKYGGLTVGPKVIDDRVKKNMKKAAKRVKDGSFTKEWVEEYRSGQKKLKELMEKMASHQIEVVGKNLRKLAGIEK from the coding sequence ATGGCTAAAATATTCAAGGATAAGGATGTCGACTCCTCAATACTCGACGGGCGAACCGTGGCGGTAGTAGGCTACGGGAGTCAGGGTAGAGCCCAAGCGCTAAACCTGAGAGACAGTGGCGTCAACGTGATAATCGGGCTCAGGAAGGGAAAGTCCTGGGAAGCCGCTTCGGCAGACGGGTTCAAAGTTTTCGAAATAAGCGACGCCGTCAGGAGAGCCGACATAATCTTAATGCTCATCCCCGACATGGCTCAACCGGAAGTCTACGAGAAGCACGTGGCGCCAAACCTTAAAGAAGGAGCCGCCTTAGGGTTTGCCCACGCCTTCAACATCTACTATGGGTTAATAAAACCGCCAAGAACAGTTGACGTCTTCATGGTAGCCCCCAAGAGCCCGGGCGCCATGGTTAGAGAGCTCTACCTTCAAGGGTTCGGGGCGCCAGCACTGGTCGCAGTCCACCAGGACTACACCGGAAACGCCATGAAGGTAGCCCTAGCAATAGCTAAGGCGATAGGAGCGACGAGGGCGGGAGCAATAGAGACAACTTTCAAGGAGGAGGTTGAAACAGACCTCATAGGTGAGCAGTGCGTCCTCGTCGGGGGACTTATGGAGCTCATAAAGAAGGGCTTCGAGGTCCTAGTCGAGGAAGGATACCAGCCGGAGGTTGCATACTTCGAGGTGCTCAACGAGGCGAAGCTAATAATGGACATGATATACAGGGGCGGCATAACGGGAATGCTGATGGCTGTCAGCGACACAGCCAAGTATGGTGGGCTAACCGTCGGGCCAAAAGTGATAGACGACAGAGTCAAAAAGAACATGAAGAAGGCGGCGAAAAGGGTTAAAGATGGATCCTTCACCAAGGAGTGGGTTGAAGAGTACAGGTCGGGGCAGAAGAAGCTCAAAGAGTTAATGGAAAAAATGGCGAGCCACCAAATAGAAGTCGTCGGGAAAAACCTGAGAAAGCTAGCCGGGATAGAGAAATAG
- a CDS encoding radical SAM protein, with product MSSPRCSQAVDRPFECSPEELTHLLRSAYKVRSENFPDVIHFYFPGMVHFEASFYRAMNPYRFPAVSVTGKVCQLNCDHCRGRLLRRMLPAGSPEKLYEVALKVREEGGTGILVSGGSLADGSVPLKPFFKVMRRIKEELGLSVVVHTGLVDEETAEGLASAGVDCAMIDVVGSNETIRGVLHLNRSVEDYVHSLELLEQHGVPLAPHVVVGLQGGRLRGEREALKAVCERKIASLVIVVLMPLEATPMEKTPPPPLRDVLRVVVAARMAKPKTPLLLGCARPRGRYGGALDVLGVKAGVNGIAYPSEAAYRLSVKRGLSVVFHDECCSLAWRVKN from the coding sequence ATGAGTAGCCCGCGTTGCAGCCAGGCCGTCGACCGACCTTTCGAGTGCAGCCCCGAAGAGCTGACGCACCTACTGAGGTCAGCCTACAAGGTTAGGTCTGAAAACTTCCCAGACGTCATCCACTTCTACTTCCCGGGAATGGTCCACTTCGAGGCGAGTTTCTATAGGGCGATGAACCCATACCGCTTCCCCGCTGTATCCGTGACGGGAAAGGTGTGCCAGCTGAACTGTGACCACTGCAGGGGCAGACTACTGAGGAGGATGTTGCCGGCGGGGAGCCCGGAGAAGCTTTACGAGGTCGCCCTGAAAGTGAGGGAGGAGGGAGGGACGGGTATCCTCGTCAGCGGTGGAAGTCTTGCCGACGGCAGTGTTCCACTGAAACCCTTTTTCAAAGTGATGAGGAGAATCAAGGAGGAGTTGGGGTTGAGCGTCGTCGTTCACACGGGACTGGTCGACGAGGAGACCGCTGAAGGGCTCGCCTCAGCAGGCGTGGACTGCGCCATGATAGACGTCGTCGGCTCAAATGAAACCATAAGGGGGGTGCTCCATTTGAACCGGAGCGTGGAGGACTACGTTCACTCGCTTGAACTACTGGAGCAACACGGCGTCCCGCTAGCTCCCCACGTGGTGGTCGGACTACAGGGGGGCAGGCTGAGGGGGGAGAGAGAAGCGCTGAAAGCCGTCTGCGAGAGAAAGATAGCGTCGCTCGTCATAGTCGTATTGATGCCCCTCGAGGCCACTCCGATGGAAAAGACGCCACCGCCCCCCTTAAGAGACGTGTTGAGGGTTGTCGTCGCCGCTAGGATGGCGAAGCCTAAAACCCCGCTGCTCCTAGGATGTGCTAGGCCTAGGGGGAGGTATGGGGGGGCCTTAGACGTGCTAGGAGTGAAAGCCGGGGTAAACGGGATAGCCTACCCGTCGGAGGCAGCCTACCGCTTGTCGGTCAAGAGGGGTTTGTCGGTTGTGTTTCACGATGAATGTTGCTCACTCGCTTGGAGAGTGAAAAATTGA
- the ilvD gene encoding dihydroxy-acid dehydratase, producing the protein MRSEEVKRGVERAPHRALLKALGVTDEDLEKPFIAVVNSYSEIVPGHIHLKRLAELVKMGVRAAGGVPFEVNTIAICDGIAMGHAGMRYSLPSREVIADSVELVVEAHRFDGMVLITNCDKITPGMLMAAARVNIPSVVLTGGPMPSGVYKGQRIGVASMFEAVGRFKRGELAIEELKAMEDVACPGAGSCNGLFTANTMACLTEALGMSLPGCATASACSAKKERIAVETGRLAVKLVKEDVKPRDVMSEEAFRNAIAVDVALGGSTNTVLHLPAIAAEAGVKLEIDVFEEVSRSTPQLCTLVPGGSHTMEDLEEAGGIPALLLELKGHVNLDARTVYGTLRDSVDKAHVLRRDVIRPASSPVRAHGAIAILKGTLAPGGSVIKLSGLKNENVVMEGPVKVFDGEEPCMKAVMSGGIEEGDILVIRYEGPRGGPGMREMLSVTAAVSGMGLGEKVALLTDGRFSGATRGISVGHISPEAAEGGPIALLRDGDIVRIDLPNRRLDVLLPREELEERRKKWSWSPPEHAKKGYLKRYLKSVSSASSGAVLG; encoded by the coding sequence TTGAGAAGCGAGGAGGTTAAAAGGGGCGTCGAGAGAGCCCCTCATAGAGCGCTTCTCAAAGCGCTCGGCGTGACGGATGAAGACCTCGAAAAGCCGTTCATAGCTGTGGTCAACAGTTACAGCGAGATAGTTCCGGGACACATCCACTTGAAGAGGCTGGCTGAGCTCGTTAAGATGGGCGTGAGAGCCGCGGGAGGCGTACCATTCGAAGTTAACACCATAGCTATATGCGACGGAATAGCCATGGGGCACGCCGGCATGCGCTACTCGCTCCCGTCAAGGGAAGTCATAGCCGACTCCGTGGAGCTCGTTGTCGAAGCACACAGGTTTGACGGGATGGTGCTCATAACGAACTGCGACAAGATCACGCCGGGCATGCTTATGGCCGCGGCTAGGGTGAACATACCCTCAGTTGTACTGACGGGGGGACCGATGCCTTCAGGCGTCTACAAGGGGCAAAGAATAGGCGTTGCGAGCATGTTCGAGGCTGTGGGGCGTTTTAAGAGAGGGGAACTTGCGATCGAAGAGCTCAAGGCGATGGAGGACGTCGCATGCCCGGGGGCTGGGTCGTGCAACGGCTTGTTCACAGCCAACACGATGGCATGCCTAACAGAGGCTCTCGGAATGTCCCTCCCGGGCTGCGCAACAGCCTCAGCCTGCTCAGCAAAGAAGGAGCGCATAGCTGTCGAGACCGGCAGGCTAGCCGTCAAACTAGTAAAGGAGGATGTCAAACCGAGGGACGTGATGAGCGAGGAAGCGTTCAGAAACGCTATAGCAGTTGACGTGGCCCTCGGCGGCTCAACGAACACCGTCCTACACCTCCCAGCGATAGCCGCGGAAGCCGGCGTGAAACTTGAGATCGACGTCTTCGAGGAGGTGAGTAGGTCGACACCCCAGCTGTGCACGCTTGTCCCAGGAGGAAGCCACACGATGGAGGACTTAGAAGAAGCCGGTGGAATACCAGCACTGCTCTTAGAGCTAAAGGGCCACGTGAACCTTGACGCCAGAACAGTCTACGGCACCCTGAGAGACTCCGTTGATAAAGCGCACGTCCTAAGAAGGGACGTCATAAGGCCTGCTAGTAGCCCCGTCCGGGCGCATGGAGCGATAGCGATTCTCAAGGGAACACTGGCCCCCGGAGGAAGTGTGATAAAGTTGTCAGGCTTGAAGAACGAGAATGTTGTCATGGAGGGGCCAGTCAAAGTGTTCGATGGAGAGGAGCCCTGCATGAAGGCTGTAATGAGCGGAGGAATAGAGGAAGGAGACATACTGGTGATAAGGTATGAGGGGCCGCGTGGCGGTCCAGGTATGAGGGAAATGTTGTCTGTTACTGCCGCTGTTTCGGGCATGGGGCTGGGCGAAAAAGTAGCACTGCTCACAGACGGGCGCTTCTCGGGGGCTACGAGAGGCATAAGTGTCGGCCACATATCACCGGAGGCAGCTGAGGGCGGACCAATAGCTCTACTAAGGGACGGCGACATAGTCAGAATAGACCTACCAAACAGGAGGCTAGACGTCTTGCTGCCACGCGAGGAGCTTGAAGAGCGGCGCAAGAAGTGGAGCTGGAGCCCGCCGGAGCATGCGAAGAAAGGCTACCTTAAAAGGTACCTGAAAAGCGTTTCGTCAGCTAGTTCAGGAGCGGTGCTAGGCTAG
- a CDS encoding DUF116 domain-containing protein, with protein sequence MRAVWRLLDTGLRTAAENMALDDVLLECKARGVSPNTFRLLRFKPPAVLVGYHQDVTQEVRMDYVKEKGIHVNRRITGGGAIYFDEESVGWEVIASKSDIPPYGSIESLFRIMCAGAIKALEKLGVRASFRPKNDIEVEGRKISGTGGTERGGAILFQGTLLVDFDVETMIKALRIPVVKLKDKEIQSVRERVTCLSWELGYKPSYEEIKECLISGFEEAMGVELEESGLLEEEEKMLRERLPYFQSDDWVFLDRRSSDEPAVLYSIAKKPGGLIRVALTVDREANLIKHVLITGDFFAFPPRVVYDLEAALKFSPCDEEEIRRRVKEFFKLRGECIPGISPDDVADLIIEAAGKLHYEKYGLRGDELNYVLPVTSKAWMMPLGECDYLLLPYCAKHVECSYRRVEGCEKCGVCSVGEAYRMAEEAGLTPITIQNFEHLMEVLNFMKKKGARGFVGCCCEAFYQKHRDELEAVGVPGLIITIDDKTCYELGKSEEAYKGNFEAQTRLKLDTLSKIIGSICKFKGEKQR encoded by the coding sequence TTGAGGGCTGTCTGGCGTCTCCTGGATACCGGGCTCAGAACAGCCGCGGAGAACATGGCGCTTGACGACGTCCTACTTGAGTGTAAGGCGAGGGGTGTTAGCCCGAACACCTTCCGCCTCTTGAGGTTCAAGCCCCCAGCCGTACTTGTAGGCTACCACCAGGATGTCACGCAGGAGGTGAGGATGGACTACGTTAAGGAGAAAGGAATACATGTGAACAGGAGGATCACTGGTGGCGGCGCGATATACTTCGACGAGGAGTCCGTCGGCTGGGAAGTAATTGCTTCGAAGAGTGATATCCCGCCATATGGAAGCATCGAGTCCCTTTTCAGAATAATGTGCGCCGGCGCCATTAAGGCTCTGGAGAAGCTAGGGGTTAGGGCCTCATTCCGCCCGAAGAACGACATAGAGGTTGAGGGCAGGAAGATCTCGGGGACAGGAGGAACGGAGAGGGGTGGGGCGATACTGTTCCAGGGGACGTTGCTCGTCGACTTCGACGTTGAAACGATGATCAAAGCGTTAAGAATACCTGTCGTCAAGCTTAAGGACAAGGAGATACAGTCGGTGAGGGAGAGGGTCACCTGCTTGTCGTGGGAGCTCGGCTATAAGCCATCCTACGAGGAGATCAAAGAGTGCTTGATAAGCGGCTTCGAGGAAGCGATGGGAGTGGAGCTCGAGGAGTCAGGCCTCCTCGAAGAGGAGGAGAAAATGCTACGTGAGAGGCTGCCGTACTTCCAGTCCGATGACTGGGTATTCCTGGACAGGAGGTCGTCCGATGAACCGGCGGTCCTCTACTCCATAGCGAAGAAGCCTGGTGGGCTGATAAGAGTGGCGCTGACAGTCGATAGAGAGGCAAACCTCATAAAACACGTACTTATAACAGGAGACTTCTTCGCCTTCCCACCCAGAGTGGTATATGACCTCGAAGCAGCCCTGAAGTTTTCACCATGCGATGAGGAGGAGATACGCAGAAGGGTTAAAGAGTTCTTCAAGTTGAGGGGTGAGTGTATTCCCGGCATTTCCCCAGACGACGTCGCCGACCTAATAATTGAGGCCGCCGGGAAGTTGCACTACGAGAAGTATGGGTTGAGAGGGGACGAGTTAAACTACGTGCTCCCCGTAACAAGTAAAGCCTGGATGATGCCACTAGGAGAATGCGACTACCTGCTACTCCCCTACTGCGCAAAACACGTGGAGTGCAGTTACAGGAGAGTTGAGGGATGCGAGAAGTGCGGCGTCTGCAGCGTTGGAGAAGCCTACAGAATGGCTGAGGAAGCCGGGCTAACCCCGATCACCATACAGAACTTCGAGCACCTCATGGAAGTCCTTAATTTCATGAAGAAGAAGGGGGCGAGGGGCTTCGTAGGGTGCTGCTGTGAGGCGTTCTACCAGAAACATAGGGACGAGCTGGAAGCAGTGGGCGTTCCAGGACTCATAATCACGATAGACGACAAAACCTGCTACGAGCTGGGGAAAAGCGAGGAAGCATACAAGGGGAACTTTGAGGCTCAAACCAGGCTCAAGCTGGACACGCTGTCCAAGATAATAGGCAGTATTTGCAAGTTTAAGGGAGAGAAGCAGCGTTGA
- the ilvB gene encoding biosynthetic-type acetolactate synthase large subunit encodes MKMSGAKALVEALKKENVKIVFGLPGGAILPVYDVLYNDGAIRHILARHEQGAAHMADAYARVSGRVGVCMVTSGPGATNTVTGIAVAYMDSSPMLTITGQVPTYMIGRDAFQEADIVGIVTPITKETFQPRRAREVPKAVKAAFHIASTGRPGPVLIDLPRDVQTEECEMEFPEKVELLGYNVKVEPDMLQVRRAVEALMNAEKPVIIAGGGVIRSNASQELCALSEQLMIPVVTTLMGKGAMPENHPLCLGMIGMHGRYEANKIVTEADVILAVGTRFSDRSTGRFDEFAKNAVVIHVDIDPSEISKNVPAHIPVICDAKIGLRRILEEAKKKIAKNGRTEWVKRVEEVKEEAKSVYDLEGDLKPGMLMKMLRKMLPEDAIITTGVGQNQMWAALFFDVYHPRTFITSGGLGAMGFGLPAAVGARAAAPDKVVVDIDGDGGFMMTSQELVTSMAEDLPVITIILNNGWLGMVRQWQSLFYGKRYMATNLRGNPDFAKFAEIHGAQGFTVQSYDDFEKAVKESLASDVTSIIDVKISPDEKVFPFVPPGKSLKEVILHE; translated from the coding sequence ATGAAGATGAGCGGAGCGAAGGCCCTCGTAGAAGCACTCAAGAAAGAAAATGTTAAGATAGTGTTCGGGCTCCCGGGGGGCGCAATACTCCCCGTGTACGACGTCCTGTATAACGATGGCGCCATAAGGCACATCCTAGCGAGACACGAGCAGGGAGCAGCCCACATGGCTGACGCCTACGCAAGGGTCAGCGGTAGAGTTGGAGTCTGCATGGTTACCTCAGGCCCTGGGGCAACAAACACCGTTACGGGTATCGCTGTCGCGTACATGGACAGCTCGCCCATGCTCACCATAACAGGGCAGGTTCCAACTTATATGATAGGGAGAGACGCCTTTCAGGAAGCTGACATAGTTGGAATAGTGACCCCGATAACCAAGGAAACATTCCAGCCCAGGCGCGCTAGAGAAGTCCCTAAGGCTGTTAAAGCAGCGTTCCACATAGCGTCGACGGGGAGGCCGGGGCCTGTGCTTATAGACCTCCCAAGGGACGTCCAGACAGAGGAGTGTGAAATGGAGTTTCCGGAAAAGGTGGAGCTGCTGGGATACAACGTGAAGGTGGAGCCTGACATGCTTCAAGTGAGGCGCGCCGTCGAGGCCCTCATGAATGCTGAAAAACCCGTCATAATTGCCGGCGGGGGAGTTATACGTTCGAACGCCAGCCAGGAGCTGTGCGCCCTCTCAGAGCAGCTAATGATCCCCGTTGTCACCACGCTCATGGGTAAGGGGGCTATGCCTGAAAACCACCCCCTCTGCCTCGGAATGATAGGAATGCACGGGAGGTATGAGGCGAACAAGATAGTCACGGAGGCAGACGTGATACTGGCCGTTGGGACTAGGTTCTCCGATAGGTCTACCGGCCGCTTCGACGAGTTCGCTAAGAACGCTGTAGTAATACACGTCGACATAGACCCGTCAGAGATATCGAAGAACGTGCCAGCCCATATACCAGTTATATGCGACGCCAAGATAGGCCTCAGAAGGATACTGGAGGAAGCCAAGAAGAAGATTGCGAAGAATGGTAGAACCGAGTGGGTTAAAAGAGTCGAAGAGGTGAAAGAGGAGGCCAAGTCAGTTTACGACCTGGAAGGCGACCTCAAGCCTGGAATGCTGATGAAAATGCTGAGAAAAATGCTCCCCGAGGACGCCATAATTACGACGGGTGTAGGTCAAAACCAGATGTGGGCGGCGCTCTTCTTCGACGTCTACCACCCCCGAACATTTATAACTTCAGGTGGCTTAGGCGCCATGGGCTTCGGGCTCCCAGCGGCTGTCGGCGCTAGGGCGGCAGCCCCAGACAAAGTGGTCGTAGACATAGACGGCGATGGGGGCTTCATGATGACAAGCCAGGAGCTTGTAACGTCGATGGCCGAGGACCTGCCCGTTATAACGATAATACTCAACAACGGATGGCTCGGTATGGTTAGACAGTGGCAATCCCTCTTCTACGGTAAGAGGTACATGGCAACCAACCTGAGAGGAAACCCCGACTTCGCTAAGTTCGCCGAAATACATGGAGCCCAAGGTTTCACGGTGCAGTCGTACGACGACTTCGAGAAAGCTGTGAAAGAAAGCCTGGCGAGCGACGTCACATCCATAATTGACGTGAAGATTTCACCTGACGAGAAAGTGTTCCCGTTCGTGCCTCCGGGGAAGAGCTTGAAAGAGGTGATCCTCCATGAGTAG
- a CDS encoding radical SAM protein, which produces MSEAGEVLFGESPEYVRVSLAAAITLGLCRGRFFRETKLYCLNLLLTYNDGCVGRCAYCGLSRSRSSGWSWSARSFIRVDWPVVPLADVVRRVAEGACPHVERACVSMITHRRAREDTLKVVEAVREVIDEISALISPTIVDRDWLWSAKSAGVDKVGVAVDAATPELFEKLRGRGVKGPHKWEKYWKTVEESVDVFGAFNVGIHLIVGLGETEREAVQTIQAAYDMGALTHLFSFFPEAGSLLESMPQPPIGSYRRVQLARYLINKGISRFEDMEFDERGRITGFGVTDSVYEKVVESGLPFMTSGCSSKNRENACNRPFSDFTPYQAYIGEMRNYPFKPGREDVEIIKLQLRDYSDTPVKVWVREVAAIDE; this is translated from the coding sequence TTGAGTGAAGCCGGCGAAGTGTTGTTTGGCGAGTCGCCTGAATACGTGAGGGTCAGCTTGGCGGCAGCTATCACACTGGGTCTATGCCGCGGAAGGTTTTTTAGGGAGACGAAGCTCTACTGCTTGAACCTGCTCCTGACATATAACGATGGCTGCGTCGGTAGGTGTGCCTACTGCGGACTTTCAAGGTCCAGGAGCTCCGGCTGGTCTTGGAGTGCGCGCAGCTTTATACGTGTTGATTGGCCGGTGGTCCCCCTCGCGGATGTTGTGAGAAGGGTCGCTGAGGGAGCTTGTCCGCACGTTGAGCGCGCCTGCGTCTCCATGATTACACACAGGAGGGCTAGGGAGGACACGCTGAAAGTCGTAGAAGCCGTTAGAGAGGTGATTGACGAGATCTCAGCCCTAATTTCGCCGACCATAGTGGACAGGGATTGGCTGTGGAGTGCTAAAAGCGCAGGGGTCGACAAGGTAGGCGTTGCCGTGGACGCGGCTACACCCGAGCTGTTCGAGAAGCTTAGGGGGCGCGGCGTCAAGGGACCGCACAAGTGGGAGAAATACTGGAAAACTGTAGAGGAGTCGGTGGACGTTTTCGGCGCATTTAACGTTGGAATCCACTTGATAGTTGGGTTAGGGGAGACGGAGAGGGAGGCGGTTCAGACGATTCAGGCCGCCTATGACATGGGCGCGCTAACACACCTCTTCTCCTTCTTCCCGGAAGCAGGCTCCCTTCTAGAGTCAATGCCTCAGCCTCCCATAGGCAGCTACAGGAGGGTTCAACTTGCAAGGTACCTCATAAACAAGGGTATCTCTAGGTTTGAGGACATGGAGTTCGACGAAAGGGGGCGAATCACAGGTTTCGGAGTCACCGACAGTGTCTACGAAAAGGTCGTCGAGAGCGGGCTACCCTTCATGACTTCGGGCTGCTCGAGCAAGAACAGGGAGAACGCGTGCAACAGGCCTTTCTCAGACTTTACACCGTACCAAGCTTACATAGGAGAGATGAGAAACTACCCATTCAAACCGGGAAGGGAGGACGTGGAAATAATTAAGCTGCAGCTGAGAGACTACTCGGACACACCCGTCAAAGTGTGGGTGCGAGAGGTGGCGGCGATAGATGAGTAG